A single window of Chloracidobacterium sp. DNA harbors:
- a CDS encoding transcription elongation factor GreA, translating into MQEIKKKLRAELDALEHDLHFKLPKMIQHAREFGDLSENAEYKAAKERQSMVQARISMLQQRLMEVDSIDISKIPRDSIAYGSTVVLFDLEKEEKVTYRLVTSEESAPEKGLISTVSPIGQALMGKEEGDEIKVKTPTGWRNFEISRLTTIHDQEK; encoded by the coding sequence ATGCAAGAGATCAAAAAGAAATTGCGGGCAGAATTGGATGCTTTGGAACACGACCTGCATTTTAAGCTGCCAAAGATGATTCAGCACGCTCGCGAATTTGGAGATCTGAGCGAGAACGCCGAGTACAAGGCGGCAAAGGAACGCCAGTCTATGGTGCAGGCTCGGATCAGTATGCTGCAGCAGCGATTGATGGAGGTCGATTCGATCGACATATCAAAGATCCCGAGGGACAGCATTGCTTATGGCTCGACCGTGGTACTTTTTGATCTGGAAAAAGAAGAAAAAGTTACGTATCGGCTCGTCACTTCCGAGGAAAGTGCTCCGGAGAAAGGGTTGATCTCGACCGTATCACCGATTGGACAAGCTTTGATGGGCAAAGAAGAAGGTGACGAGATAAAGGTCAAAACGCCGACTGGCTGGCGAAACTTCGAGATCAGCCGACTTACAACGATCCACGATCAGGAGAAATAG
- a CDS encoding CDP-alcohol phosphatidyltransferase family protein: MLGAGIGRGAMRIINAMVRALASAGISPNILTTIGVTINIGCGVLFGLGEFFWAGIVLIVANLFDMLDGNVARLSGRVTKFGSFLDSSLDRLSDMVVFVGIMIFYAGNSPQHSLLNVFLAGVGLMASVMVSYTTARSEGLGVKANVGFLQRPERVVLFIIGSLSTWNWESTAYFANRMPQVLWVLAVGSVWTLIHRMYYIWLEFRKLEGPPERK, from the coding sequence ATGCTGGGAGCCGGAATAGGACGAGGAGCAATGCGGATCATCAACGCGATGGTCCGAGCTCTTGCTTCGGCCGGAATTTCGCCGAATATCCTCACGACGATCGGAGTCACGATCAATATTGGATGCGGAGTTCTCTTTGGTCTAGGCGAGTTCTTTTGGGCAGGTATCGTGCTGATCGTTGCCAATCTCTTTGATATGTTGGATGGTAACGTCGCACGTCTATCGGGCCGCGTGACCAAGTTTGGCAGTTTTCTTGATTCATCTCTCGACCGGCTTTCAGATATGGTCGTTTTCGTCGGGATAATGATCTTTTATGCCGGCAATTCACCGCAACACTCTCTGCTAAACGTTTTTCTCGCAGGTGTCGGATTGATGGCTTCCGTAATGGTAAGCTATACGACGGCACGCAGCGAGGGGCTCGGAGTCAAGGCGAATGTCGGGTTTCTTCAGCGCCCGGAGCGTGTCGTATTGTTCATCATCGGTTCACTTTCGACTTGGAATTGGGAATCGACGGCCTATTTTGCCAATCGAATGCCTCAGGTGCTTTGGGTTTTGGCCGTGGGTTCGGTATGGACCCTGATCCACCGTATGTATTATATCTGGCTCGAATTCCGAAAACTAGAGGGTCCGCCAGAGCGAAAATGA
- a CDS encoding pyridoxine 5'-phosphate synthase, which yields MTAKLNVNIDHVATIREARKTIEPSVVAAAVICEQAGANGITVHLRGDRRHIQGRDIELLRDVVTTYLNLEMTSTDEMVEIAVRTKPDAVSLVPENPNEITTEGGLNVVGNFEVIQKAISSLKAAGIFVSIFIDPVTEQIDAAHRAGAQQVELCTAEYAELTLSARAVHGEGKLRAATEIERIRHASEFAETLGIIVAAGHGLTCRNIGELAAIPQITEFNIGHSIISRAVFVGLDQAVREMIDAIHIGS from the coding sequence ATGACTGCAAAGTTAAATGTAAATATTGATCACGTCGCAACGATTCGCGAAGCCCGCAAAACCATCGAGCCCAGTGTTGTCGCTGCAGCCGTAATTTGTGAACAAGCAGGTGCAAACGGCATCACGGTTCATCTCCGTGGTGATCGCCGCCACATTCAAGGTCGCGACATTGAGCTTTTGCGCGATGTTGTAACCACCTATTTGAATCTGGAAATGACCTCCACCGATGAAATGGTCGAAATTGCAGTCCGAACTAAACCGGATGCGGTGTCGTTAGTTCCGGAAAACCCAAATGAGATCACTACCGAAGGCGGGTTAAACGTTGTAGGTAATTTCGAAGTCATCCAAAAGGCGATCAGTTCATTAAAGGCGGCAGGTATATTTGTTAGTATCTTTATCGACCCGGTTACTGAACAGATTGATGCCGCACATCGGGCAGGAGCACAGCAGGTCGAGTTGTGTACGGCGGAGTATGCGGAATTGACTTTAAGTGCCCGAGCGGTTCACGGTGAAGGTAAACTGCGTGCCGCGACCGAGATAGAACGCATCAGGCACGCATCCGAATTTGCCGAAACGCTCGGGATAATCGTCGCTGCCGGCCACGGCCTAACGTGTCGAAATATCGGCGAACTTGCCGCAATCCCGCAGATTACCGAATTTAACATTGGTCATTCCATCATTTCGCGTGCGGTATTTGTCGGCCTTGACCAGGCTGTCCGCGAAATGATCGACGCCATTCATATCGGTAGCTAG
- a CDS encoding uracil-DNA glycosylase has protein sequence MRISLTDRFNELCARAGMCRICPDLADKTAVLSELNGSLMPRVLFLAEAPGRQGADRTRRPFYGDKSGANLQILLDSIGLSRDEIFITNSVLCSPRSTTDANRKPTIAEIRNCSSFLRRQIEIIDPSVVATLGSVALEALKAIESHALKLKTNAGTVNDWNGRKLVPLYHPSPQVIAMQRGLGLQLEHFQALRLVGE, from the coding sequence GTGAGAATCTCACTTACTGATAGATTCAACGAACTTTGTGCGAGGGCAGGGATGTGCCGTATCTGTCCCGACTTGGCTGACAAAACTGCGGTTCTGAGTGAACTCAACGGATCACTGATGCCTCGGGTACTATTTTTGGCTGAGGCTCCCGGACGGCAGGGTGCGGACCGGACGCGTCGCCCATTCTATGGCGACAAATCAGGGGCGAATCTCCAAATATTGCTGGACTCGATCGGGCTATCGCGTGACGAAATATTTATTACTAATTCCGTCTTATGTAGCCCGCGTTCGACGACCGATGCTAATCGCAAGCCGACGATAGCCGAGATCAGGAATTGTTCGTCGTTCCTTCGCCGCCAGATCGAGATCATCGATCCGTCGGTGGTGGCGACCCTCGGCAGCGTCGCTCTCGAAGCCCTAAAGGCAATTGAAAGTCACGCACTAAAGCTGAAAACGAACGCAGGCACGGTCAATGACTGGAATGGGCGTAAACTCGTACCGCTTTATCATCCGAGCCCACAAGTCATAGCGATGCAGCGTGGTTTAGGGCTGCAACTGGAGCATTTTCAGGCGCTAAGGTTGGTCGGAGAATAG
- a CDS encoding 6-phosphofructokinase, with protein sequence MYKQIGILTGGGDAPGLNAVIRAVVRTAIGEYGMKVIGIEDSFEGILGEPRTMSLTTKSVSGILPRGGTILGTRNRGSFMKIVDGKIIFPELPIGEALANLDILEIEALIVLGGEGTLAIAEQFHKRGFPVIGVPKTIDNDLAATELTFGFMTAIDIATEALDRLHTTAASHDRVMILEVMGRNTGWIALHAGLAGSADIILIPEIPFSFDSVVRKVLEREASGSRFTNIVVAEGAKEVGKGEMYSDSNELRLGGIGNYVRHRVQELTGKESRCVVLGHLQRGGSPNAFDRMLGTNFGACAVRALASGETGKMVAWQAGTVVTVPISDACMAIKTVAIDGQLVRSARDIGISFAAPRETDL encoded by the coding sequence ATGTATAAGCAGATTGGAATTTTAACCGGCGGCGGCGATGCCCCGGGTTTGAACGCAGTGATTCGTGCGGTCGTGAGAACCGCGATCGGCGAATATGGAATGAAGGTGATCGGCATCGAGGATAGCTTTGAAGGCATTCTCGGTGAACCGCGAACTATGAGCCTGACGACTAAAAGCGTCAGCGGCATCCTTCCTCGCGGCGGCACAATACTAGGCACGCGAAACCGCGGCAGTTTTATGAAGATCGTTGATGGAAAGATCATCTTCCCTGAACTTCCTATCGGTGAAGCCTTGGCGAATCTTGATATCCTTGAGATCGAGGCCTTGATTGTGCTGGGCGGCGAAGGGACGCTTGCCATCGCCGAACAATTTCATAAACGCGGCTTTCCGGTAATCGGTGTGCCAAAAACGATCGACAATGACCTCGCAGCAACCGAACTCACTTTCGGATTTATGACCGCGATCGATATTGCAACCGAGGCTCTCGACCGATTGCACACGACCGCCGCGTCCCACGATCGCGTGATGATTTTGGAAGTTATGGGGCGAAATACCGGCTGGATCGCACTGCACGCCGGGCTTGCCGGCAGTGCTGACATCATTTTAATCCCCGAGATCCCGTTTTCGTTCGATTCGGTGGTGCGAAAGGTGTTAGAGCGTGAAGCAAGTGGCTCGCGATTCACAAATATTGTGGTTGCCGAAGGCGCAAAAGAGGTCGGAAAAGGTGAGATGTACTCCGATTCGAATGAACTGAGATTGGGCGGTATTGGTAACTATGTTCGTCACCGCGTACAAGAGTTGACCGGCAAGGAATCCCGATGCGTGGTCCTGGGCCATCTGCAGCGTGGCGGGAGCCCCAATGCGTTCGACCGAATGCTCGGCACCAATTTTGGAGCGTGTGCGGTGCGGGCACTGGCAAGCGGTGAGACCGGAAAGATGGTAGCTTGGCAGGCGGGAACGGTCGTCACCGTGCCGATCTCCGATGCCTGTATGGCGATCAAGACGGTTGCAATTGACGGACAGTTGGTCAGATCTGCTCGCGACATCGGCATCTCGTTTGCCGCACCGCGCGAAACGGACCTTTAG
- a CDS encoding C40 family peptidase yields the protein MNFKKTLLVAVCTLLAVTAFDGTVAAQQRDRVVKTTSSQPTNQPPVYTPNPQDSSRTTSSSRPTLTNQIVVVGQPAAEKPLVKKTAMATSTSGFAAGKTAYGSGVSAKIMAGIQARYGIPYLYGSTGPNRYDCSGFVWSVFTEAGVPFTRASARSLWASSVEVYGDDRFKFGTLVFLNGLGHMGIVADENGFYHASSSKGITYSPFKGYWSSRIVGFRKLMPQSSSADMSDR from the coding sequence ATGAATTTTAAGAAGACGCTCCTCGTAGCGGTATGCACGTTGCTTGCCGTGACTGCATTTGACGGAACCGTAGCGGCACAGCAGCGGGATCGAGTCGTTAAGACAACATCCAGCCAACCGACCAACCAACCGCCGGTTTACACGCCGAATCCGCAAGACAGTTCGAGAACGACTTCTTCATCACGCCCAACCCTTACTAATCAAATCGTTGTTGTCGGTCAACCCGCTGCTGAAAAGCCATTGGTCAAGAAGACCGCTATGGCGACGTCGACTTCAGGCTTTGCGGCAGGCAAGACGGCGTACGGTTCGGGAGTCAGTGCCAAGATAATGGCGGGCATCCAGGCCCGATACGGCATTCCTTACCTATACGGTTCGACCGGACCTAATCGATATGATTGCTCGGGCTTTGTCTGGAGCGTATTTACGGAAGCCGGGGTTCCGTTTACACGTGCGAGTGCTCGTAGCTTATGGGCAAGTTCGGTCGAGGTATATGGCGATGATCGTTTCAAATTCGGAACGCTCGTATTCTTGAATGGATTGGGTCATATGGGGATCGTCGCGGATGAGAATGGTTTCTATCACGCTTCGTCGAGCAAAGGGATCACGTACTCACCGTTTAAGGGATACTGGTCGAGCCGCATCGTAGGCTTTCGTAAGCTGATGCCGCAAAGCTCGTCTGCCGATATGTCGGATCGGTAA
- a CDS encoding acetyl-CoA carboxylase biotin carboxylase subunit codes for MFKKILIANRGEIACRVIRTCREMKIGTIAVYSDADKDALHVRMADEAYNIGPPASAQSYLSAEKIIEVAIRAGAEAIHPGYGFMSENAEFVREVTKAGITFIGPPPEAMEGLGGKMSARKIAIGADVPIVPGTTEPLASFEEAKTTAAAIGYPVMLKASAGGGGKGMRLVFNESELKSALEGAQSEALAGFGDDAVYVEKAVVRPRHIEIQVFSDTHGNHVYLGERECSIQRRHQKVVEEAPSPINSAELRKAMGECAIKVSKAVNYVGAGTVEFLVSDLDKSFYFLEMNTRLQVEHPVTELVTGFDLVREQINVAWGEKLSFTQDDVSIRGHAIECRVYAEDPETNFMPSPGRIERLRLPHGPGVRDDGGVYEGADVSIYYDPMISKLAVHGRTRHEAIDRMRRALMEYEVGGIKTTLPFFRALMEDEEFIAGNLDTGFIPRFTERRKPAEISESDKDLAVIAAALAYQMRGAQVTSDVGQQNVQSRWAMSGRRS; via the coding sequence ATGTTTAAGAAGATCTTAATAGCAAATCGGGGTGAGATCGCGTGCCGCGTCATTCGAACTTGCCGGGAAATGAAGATCGGAACCATTGCGGTATATTCGGATGCCGACAAGGACGCTCTGCACGTGCGAATGGCGGACGAAGCCTACAATATTGGGCCACCAGCATCAGCACAGAGTTACCTTAGCGCGGAGAAGATCATCGAAGTTGCCATACGGGCGGGAGCCGAGGCGATCCATCCGGGATATGGCTTTATGTCCGAAAATGCGGAGTTTGTCCGTGAAGTGACTAAGGCCGGGATAACGTTTATTGGCCCGCCGCCCGAGGCGATGGAAGGACTGGGTGGCAAAATGTCTGCCCGCAAGATCGCGATCGGGGCCGACGTGCCGATCGTTCCCGGAACAACCGAACCGCTTGCTTCATTTGAAGAAGCAAAAACTACTGCGGCCGCGATTGGCTATCCGGTAATGCTAAAGGCATCAGCCGGCGGCGGCGGCAAAGGAATGAGGCTTGTTTTTAACGAGTCTGAGCTGAAATCCGCGCTCGAAGGTGCACAATCTGAAGCACTCGCTGGATTCGGCGATGATGCGGTCTATGTTGAAAAGGCGGTAGTCCGTCCGCGCCATATTGAGATCCAAGTATTTTCGGATACGCACGGAAATCACGTATATCTTGGCGAACGCGAATGCTCTATACAAAGGCGGCACCAAAAGGTCGTTGAGGAAGCACCGTCACCTATTAACTCAGCAGAGTTGCGAAAGGCAATGGGTGAATGTGCTATCAAAGTCTCAAAGGCAGTAAATTACGTGGGTGCGGGAACGGTCGAATTCCTTGTGTCGGACCTCGACAAGTCTTTTTACTTCCTTGAAATGAATACGCGTCTGCAGGTCGAACACCCGGTGACTGAGTTGGTAACCGGCTTTGATCTCGTACGCGAACAGATCAATGTCGCCTGGGGCGAAAAGCTTTCGTTTACCCAAGATGACGTTTCGATCCGCGGTCACGCTATTGAATGTCGCGTCTATGCAGAAGACCCGGAAACGAATTTTATGCCGTCGCCTGGCCGGATCGAACGACTTCGACTGCCGCACGGCCCCGGCGTTCGTGATGACGGTGGTGTTTATGAGGGTGCCGATGTGTCGATCTATTACGACCCGATGATCTCAAAACTCGCAGTCCACGGACGGACGCGACACGAGGCTATCGACCGGATGCGGCGTGCTCTAATGGAATATGAGGTCGGCGGGATCAAAACAACTCTTCCGTTTTTCCGTGCCTTAATGGAAGATGAGGAGTTTATCGCCGGCAATCTGGATACCGGCTTTATTCCAAGATTCACCGAACGCCGCAAACCGGCAGAGATATCCGAATCAGACAAGGATCTGGCCGTGATTGCTGCCGCTCTTGCCTATCAAATGCGTGGTGCTCAGGTCACAAGTGATGTTGGCCAACAGAATGTTCAAAGCAGATGGGCAATGTCAGGACGCCGATCATAA
- a CDS encoding S41 family peptidase: MDKKFPLIAVILIVAGSIIGGLLGRMPSITSADSAITPERITSEYSEAFDVVNSNFAGKIDSDKISDGAIQGMLWTLDPHSSYFTRDEFRKLSEEQSSQFYGIGVSILQHRDGVYVQSVVPGTPAEKAGLRYGDRFVSVEGKDAKEWSSGEVSKNVRGEKGTPVKIRIERVSSANPIDLEIVRGGVPLPSIRNYFMLPDSVGYVGLTGGFQETTAEELKQSIAELKKQGMKSLILDLRGNPGGILEQAVQVVSKFVPSGKTVVSVKAARGAATRELKTYDVGYETLPLVVMINGGSASAAEIVAGAVQDYGRGLVIGSDSFGKGLVQRVFRLPFGTGLTLTTARYYTPYGRSLQRDYSSGSIYDYYTHLADSPDQDQSDVAPKPAGSPVNMPDGRVLYGGRGIEPDVRIPAAIGNPLKARINEAAFFFVRQLVAGKISGLETYRTERQNFRANVAAGEFAVNDRLLDAFRGFTSNEKANGLTSENLNSQLDYCRTRIREELATANYSTEAGVQVLLETDPQILKAIESMSQAAKLTETASVMRS, encoded by the coding sequence ATGGATAAGAAATTTCCTTTAATTGCAGTCATCTTGATCGTGGCCGGTTCGATTATCGGCGGCCTGCTCGGCCGTATGCCATCGATCACCTCTGCTGATTCGGCGATCACGCCCGAGCGTATCACATCAGAATATTCCGAAGCGTTTGATGTAGTAAATTCAAATTTTGCCGGGAAGATCGATAGTGACAAGATCTCAGACGGTGCAATACAGGGAATGCTTTGGACGCTTGATCCGCATTCATCCTACTTTACACGGGACGAATTTCGAAAACTTTCGGAAGAACAATCTTCGCAATTCTATGGTATCGGTGTTTCGATCCTGCAGCATCGTGACGGCGTTTACGTCCAGTCCGTAGTCCCCGGGACTCCGGCGGAAAAGGCCGGTCTTCGCTATGGCGACCGATTTGTGAGCGTCGAGGGAAAGGATGCGAAAGAGTGGTCGAGCGGCGAGGTTTCCAAAAATGTCCGAGGCGAGAAAGGTACTCCGGTTAAGATTCGGATCGAACGCGTTTCATCTGCAAATCCGATCGACCTCGAGATCGTTCGCGGCGGAGTTCCGCTTCCCTCGATCAGAAACTATTTTATGTTGCCCGATTCTGTCGGCTACGTCGGATTGACTGGTGGTTTTCAGGAAACAACGGCTGAGGAATTAAAGCAATCGATCGCCGAACTAAAGAAACAGGGAATGAAAAGTCTCATCCTTGACCTCAGAGGCAACCCTGGCGGAATTCTCGAACAAGCGGTTCAGGTCGTAAGTAAATTTGTACCAAGCGGTAAGACCGTTGTTTCAGTAAAGGCCGCCCGCGGTGCTGCGACTAGAGAATTAAAGACCTACGATGTCGGATACGAGACTTTGCCACTAGTCGTTATGATCAATGGCGGGTCTGCGTCGGCGGCAGAGATCGTTGCGGGAGCAGTGCAGGATTACGGGCGGGGCTTGGTGATTGGTAGTGACAGTTTCGGGAAAGGACTCGTGCAGAGAGTGTTTCGCTTGCCATTCGGCACGGGCTTAACGCTAACGACGGCACGATATTACACTCCGTACGGCCGTTCGCTACAACGCGATTATTCGAGCGGCTCGATCTACGACTATTACACGCATCTGGCGGATTCACCTGATCAGGACCAATCTGACGTTGCCCCCAAACCTGCGGGTAGCCCGGTCAATATGCCGGATGGTCGTGTTCTCTATGGCGGACGCGGAATCGAACCGGACGTTCGGATTCCGGCGGCGATCGGTAATCCGTTAAAAGCCCGTATTAACGAGGCTGCATTCTTTTTTGTGCGACAACTGGTCGCGGGCAAGATCAGCGGGCTAGAGACCTATCGGACCGAACGTCAGAATTTTCGGGCTAATGTTGCTGCCGGCGAATTTGCCGTCAATGACCGGTTGCTTGATGCTTTTCGCGGGTTCACCTCAAATGAAAAGGCCAATGGACTGACCTCAGAGAATCTTAATAGCCAATTGGATTACTGCCGCACGCGTATCCGCGAAGAATTGGCAACGGCCAATTATTCGACCGAGGCGGGCGTTCAGGTATTGCTCGAGACGGATCCGCAGATCTTAAAAGCAATCGAGTCAATGTCACAGGCCGCAAAGCTGACCGAGACCGCATCGGTCATGAGGTCATAA
- a CDS encoding NAD(P)-binding domain-containing protein, with amino-acid sequence MFDLIIIGAGPAGITAAYEAKRNGLSHLVIEKGLIGNTIYNYPVGLTVFSTTNELEIGEGRIDPAREKPTREELLSYYVRIVLDNELNVQTEESVTKVDVVNDHFKVSTDKGEYLACNVLFAIGSMDYPHRLNVKGEDLPKVHLQFRETYPWVRKRAMIVGGGNSAGEAALFLAQEGAETTLAIFRKDWENTDPKQGCIKYWVKQPLEKELQHKCLNLFFLGKVIEIREGEVELESEDGERVILPNDVVFVLIGSDADLTMLRNLGVETISGKYGEVPVYNEETFETNVPGIYVAGHFTNQRHIKGAIDAAKQLIPKLASRIQSVAK; translated from the coding sequence ATGTTTGATCTTATCATTATCGGGGCCGGTCCTGCGGGCATCACTGCGGCGTACGAGGCTAAACGGAACGGACTGTCTCACCTCGTTATTGAGAAAGGCCTGATCGGTAACACGATCTATAATTATCCGGTGGGATTGACAGTATTTTCGACAACAAACGAACTCGAGATCGGCGAAGGCCGGATCGATCCCGCACGTGAAAAGCCGACCCGCGAGGAACTCCTATCGTATTACGTTCGCATCGTCTTAGACAACGAACTTAATGTTCAGACAGAGGAATCTGTAACCAAAGTGGATGTCGTCAACGATCACTTTAAGGTGTCGACCGACAAGGGCGAGTATCTCGCATGCAACGTTCTATTTGCAATTGGCTCAATGGATTACCCTCATCGTCTTAACGTAAAAGGCGAAGACCTGCCCAAAGTGCATTTGCAGTTTCGCGAAACTTATCCGTGGGTTAGAAAGCGTGCAATGATAGTCGGCGGAGGGAATTCCGCCGGAGAGGCGGCTTTGTTCCTTGCTCAGGAAGGTGCTGAAACCACGCTTGCGATCTTTCGGAAGGATTGGGAGAACACTGATCCGAAGCAAGGCTGCATCAAGTATTGGGTTAAACAGCCACTCGAGAAAGAACTTCAACATAAATGCCTTAACTTATTCTTTTTAGGTAAGGTTATCGAGATTCGCGAAGGCGAAGTGGAACTTGAATCGGAGGACGGCGAACGAGTAATTCTTCCAAACGATGTTGTCTTTGTCCTCATCGGCTCGGATGCAGATCTAACGATGCTCAGGAACCTTGGGGTCGAGACGATCTCCGGGAAATACGGCGAAGTTCCGGTATATAATGAGGAGACATTCGAGACGAATGTCCCCGGAATTTATGTTGCTGGACATTTCACCAATCAACGCCATATCAAGGGAGCGATCGACGCCGCGAAACAGTTGATACCGAAACTTGCCTCGCGAATTCAATCAGTAGCGAAATGA
- a CDS encoding glycosyltransferase family 2 protein: MKPDVSIVVPAFDEQDRLGASIERILQYLSADDAQRTELIVVDDGSTDRTSEIAELAAASFPLITTRVIRYKENRGKGYAVKTGLLAANADIAVFSDADLSTPIDEIDKLVAPIRSGECDVTFGSRAIDRSLIGTHQPWRREQGGRVMNLIIKKMSGLKFFDTQCGFKAFNMRKFRPLLDLMTIDRFGFDVEFLYVAQYHGLRLAEIPVRWNDVAGSKVSVFRDTRRMFSELNQIRRNAKRGAYDLK, from the coding sequence ATGAAGCCAGACGTATCCATAGTTGTACCCGCATTCGACGAACAAGACCGACTTGGGGCGTCAATTGAGAGAATTCTCCAATATTTGAGTGCCGACGATGCTCAGCGAACCGAGTTGATCGTCGTCGACGACGGTTCGACCGACCGAACATCCGAGATCGCAGAGTTGGCGGCGGCAAGTTTTCCATTGATCACGACGAGAGTGATACGTTATAAGGAAAACCGCGGCAAAGGCTACGCAGTTAAGACGGGACTGCTCGCGGCGAACGCGGATATCGCGGTTTTCAGTGATGCGGACCTTTCAACGCCGATCGACGAGATCGATAAACTTGTAGCACCGATTCGATCAGGCGAATGTGACGTGACGTTTGGTTCGCGTGCTATTGATCGTAGCCTTATTGGAACTCATCAGCCCTGGCGACGTGAACAGGGCGGCCGCGTAATGAATCTGATCATCAAGAAAATGTCAGGCTTGAAGTTTTTCGATACCCAATGCGGCTTTAAGGCTTTTAATATGCGGAAATTTCGTCCGCTGCTCGATTTGATGACGATCGACCGTTTTGGTTTTGACGTCGAATTTCTTTACGTCGCCCAGTATCACGGACTAAGACTAGCGGAAATACCGGTGCGTTGGAACGACGTAGCCGGTTCCAAGGTCAGTGTCTTTCGCGATACGCGGCGGATGTTCAGCGAACTCAATCAGATCCGGCGAAATGCAAAAAGGGGAGCGTATGACCTGAAATGA
- a CDS encoding iron-sulfur cluster assembly accessory protein → MSAVAAPSCDLNVSEAASVEIKKFLASEDDLPETAGLRVRVVPGGCSGFQYSLNIEEESRTGDFVLEKYGIKLFVDMFSAQYLDGVVVDYTSNMMGAGFTFENPNASGGCGCGTSFSA, encoded by the coding sequence ATGTCAGCAGTTGCAGCACCAAGTTGTGATTTGAACGTATCGGAGGCCGCATCCGTCGAAATCAAAAAGTTTCTGGCTTCGGAAGACGATCTACCGGAAACGGCCGGGCTTAGGGTTCGCGTCGTGCCAGGTGGATGTTCCGGATTCCAGTACAGCCTTAATATTGAGGAAGAATCACGTACAGGTGATTTTGTACTTGAGAAATACGGCATCAAACTCTTCGTTGATATGTTTTCGGCACAGTATCTCGATGGTGTTGTCGTTGATTACACGTCGAATATGATGGGGGCTGGATTCACATTCGAAAATCCGAATGCGTCCGGCGGTTGCGGTTGCGGTACCTCATTCTCGGCCTAG